The Streptomyces cathayae DNA segment TCCGCCCGGGCGATCAGGCCCTTCTCCCGCAGCGGCAGGATGACCAGTGGGTGCAGCAGGTAGACGGTGAACCCGCCCGCCCCGAGCGCGGAGACCAGTGGCACCCGCCGCCTGGGCATCAGCCGCAGCATGCAGAGCACCAGTGCCGCCGCCGAGGCCAGTACGGCCAGTCGGATCAGCCAGGCGCCCTCCAGGCCGAGCGGGGTGTCGGCCCGGTAGGCGTGGCGCATGGAGAGCCAGTACCCCGGGATGTCCCGGTGCCACAGCGCCGCCGCAGTGAGCGAGCCGAGGACTCCGGCCACGGCGACCGGCAGGCTCCACCGGCTCTCGAACCACTCCCGGAGCATGCCCTGGCCCAGCCGCCAGCCGAAGTAGAACAGCGGCAGGTACACCAGCGTCCGGCTGGCCGAGAACTGGAGCCCGAACTCCTCCACGTACCCGAGCCCGAGCGCCACGGCCGTGGTGACCAGCAGCGGATGGCGCAGCTGGACCACCAGCGGCAGCAGCAGCCGCCAGCAGAACAGCGACATCAGGAACCACAGCGTCCACGGCAGCTGGGCGATGTGCAGATCCAGGGGACCGCCGAGCGCCTTCGTCTCCAGCGAGAACAGCAGGCTGAAGATCAGGGCGGGCAGCACGATGCTGCCCAGCAGGGTGCGCAGGTGGCGTGGGCCGAGCGGCCCCGCACTGCTGAAGACACCCGCCAGCACGACGAAGGCCGGGACCCGGAAGGCCCAGGCCGCGACATGGAAGGCGTGCAGCGAGTCGTGCCGGTCCATGATGCTGCCCACGGTGTGCAGGACCACGATCAGTGTGGCGGACACGAACCGGGCGTTGTCCCACCAGGGGGTACGGGTCCGGCTCTGGCCGGTGGATTCCGGAAGCGGCTTTTCCATCGCGGGGGCGTGCTCCTGACAGCAGTGTGGCAGTGGAGACACACCCTCGCGAAGGGTGAGGGTGATTCGGTTACGTACCGCCTCTCGAACAGTGAACTGTGCGTGTAGGAAAGGTGGCCCGTGTACAGGGAGGGCGGGGAGGACGGGGGCCGGGACTCCGCCTCACACGCCGGACGGGCTGGCGGGGGACGGTTCCGTCTCGCCGACCCGGCGCCTGCGCCTGCGCTTGAGCAGGGCCCAGGGGCCCCGGTAGCCGGCCGGCGTCACCGCCGCGACCTCCGTGCCCGCCTCGGACGCGGCCTCCGCCGCGGCTCGGGCGACCGGCAGGAAACCCTCGCGGCGGGAGGCGTCGGGGCGCTCCTGGTCCGCCGGCCACAGGCCGAGGGCCGCGCAGGCCGTCGGGAGGACCGCCATCGCCGCGGTGGCGTACCCCTCCGCGGAGGGGTGGTAGTTGTCGGGGCCGAAGAGCTCGCGGGGGTTCGCCGCGAACTCGGGACCCAGCAGATCGCCCAGTGACACCGTGCGCCCGCCCTGTTCGACCGTGCCGATCGTCTGGGCCGCCGCCAGCTGCCGGGAGGCCCGCCGGGCCAGCCAGCGCAGGGGCTGCCACACCGGCTCGATCGTGCCCAGGTCCGGACAGGTGCCGACGACGACCTCCGCTCCGGCCGTCCGCAGCCGGCGTACCGCCGAGGCCAGGTGGCGGACGGAGAGGGCGGGTGACAGACGGTGCGTGACGTCGTTCGCCCCGACCATGATCACGCAGATGTCGGGCGCCCGGGCCGGATCGGCCAGGGCCCGGCTCACCTGCCGGTCCAGGTCGTCGGAGCGGGCTCCGGGCACCGCCACCGTGCTCAGCCCCACGGGCCGTTCCGCGATCGCCGCGACACCCGACGCCAGCAGTGCGCCCGGGGTCTGCCCGGCCCGGTGCACCCCCTGGCCGGCGGCCGTGGAGTCGCCCAGCATCGTCAGCCGCAGCGCCGGTTCGCCGGGCACCGTGTAGGCGGCGCCGTACAGACCGTCCGCGTTCGGTACGTGAGGAGTCACGCCGTTGCCCACCCGCCACCGCGCCAGCCGGGCCTCGGCCAGCAGCAGCCCGACGGCGGCCGCACCGGCCAGCCCGACGCCCCCGCCGCCGTACGCCGCGCCCGCCGCGATCCGCCGGGCCGATCTCGCCCTCGACATGCGTGTCATGCCTCGCCGCCACCTCCTCGAAGCCGTACACCCAGTGCTTGCCCCGTACGGACCGTGTTCCAATCTCGACGGTGGGTGAACGACCCGGCCGGGTCGTGGCGGACAGTGATCCGGGAGCAGGCTCTAGGCTGGCAGCACCACGACAACCACACCTTTTGCAGTATCCGGAGACAACGGTGCGATTCCACGACTCGATGATCAGCCTCGTCGGCGACACCCCGCTCGTGAGGCTCAACAACGTCACCAAGGGCATCGGGGCGACCGTCCTGGCCAAGGTGGAGTACTTCAACCCCGGCGGATCGGTGAAGGACCGCATCGCCCTGCGCATGATCGAGGCGGCGGAGAAGAGCGGAGAGCTGCAGCCGGGCGGCACCATCGTCGAGCCGACCAGCGGCAACACCGGGGTCGGTCTTGCCATCGTGGCTCAGCAGAAGGGCTACAAGTGCATCTTCGTCTGCCCCGACAAGGTCTCCCTGGACAAGATCAACGTGCTGCGGGCGTACGGGGCGGAGGTGGTCGTCTGCCCGACCGCCGTCGACCCCGAGCACCCCGACTCCTACTACAACGTCTCCGACCGGCTGGTCCGTGAGACGCCGGGAGCCTGGAAGCCGGACCAGTACTCCAACCCCCACAACCCGCTCAGCCACTACGAGTCCACCGGACCGGAGCTGTGGGAGCAGACCGAGGGGAAGATCACCCACTTCGTGGCCGGAGTCGGCACCGGCGGCACCATCTCCGGGACCGGGCGCTACCTGAAGGAGGCCAGCGAAGGCCGCGTCAAGGTCATCGGCGCCGACCCCGAGGGCTCCGTCTACTCGGGCGGCTCCGGGCGGCCGTACCTGGTGGAGGGCGTGGGTGAGGACTTCTGGCCCACCGCCTACGACCGGACCGTCGCGGACGAGATCGTCCCCGTGTCCGACAAGGACTCCTTCCAGATGACCCGGCGCCTCGCCAAGGAGGAGGGCCTGCTCGTCGGCG contains these protein-coding regions:
- a CDS encoding SGNH/GDSL hydrolase family protein codes for the protein MTRMSRARSARRIAAGAAYGGGGVGLAGAAAVGLLLAEARLARWRVGNGVTPHVPNADGLYGAAYTVPGEPALRLTMLGDSTAAGQGVHRAGQTPGALLASGVAAIAERPVGLSTVAVPGARSDDLDRQVSRALADPARAPDICVIMVGANDVTHRLSPALSVRHLASAVRRLRTAGAEVVVGTCPDLGTIEPVWQPLRWLARRASRQLAAAQTIGTVEQGGRTVSLGDLLGPEFAANPRELFGPDNYHPSAEGYATAAMAVLPTACAALGLWPADQERPDASRREGFLPVARAAAEAASEAGTEVAAVTPAGYRGPWALLKRRRRRRVGETEPSPASPSGV
- a CDS encoding cystathionine beta-synthase — protein: MRFHDSMISLVGDTPLVRLNNVTKGIGATVLAKVEYFNPGGSVKDRIALRMIEAAEKSGELQPGGTIVEPTSGNTGVGLAIVAQQKGYKCIFVCPDKVSLDKINVLRAYGAEVVVCPTAVDPEHPDSYYNVSDRLVRETPGAWKPDQYSNPHNPLSHYESTGPELWEQTEGKITHFVAGVGTGGTISGTGRYLKEASEGRVKVIGADPEGSVYSGGSGRPYLVEGVGEDFWPTAYDRTVADEIVPVSDKDSFQMTRRLAKEEGLLVGGSCGMAVVAALRVAERLSEDDVVVVLLPDSGRGYLSKIFNDEWMADYGFLEDAGPSARVGAVLDHKEHGHIPSLVHMHPDETVGQAIEVLREYGVSQMPVVKPGAGHPDVMAAEVVGSVVERELLDALFSKHASLEDPLEKHMSAPLPQVGSGEPVADLMAVLGEADAAIVLVEGKPTGVISRQDLLSFLAKGGN
- a CDS encoding acyltransferase family protein, which translates into the protein MEKPLPESTGQSRTRTPWWDNARFVSATLIVVLHTVGSIMDRHDSLHAFHVAAWAFRVPAFVVLAGVFSSAGPLGPRHLRTLLGSIVLPALIFSLLFSLETKALGGPLDLHIAQLPWTLWFLMSLFCWRLLLPLVVQLRHPLLVTTAVALGLGYVEEFGLQFSASRTLVYLPLFYFGWRLGQGMLREWFESRWSLPVAVAGVLGSLTAAALWHRDIPGYWLSMRHAYRADTPLGLEGAWLIRLAVLASAAALVLCMLRLMPRRRVPLVSALGAGGFTVYLLHPLVILPLREKGLIARADTPLELVALVAFGVLLTMVLASPFVRRLVRPLTRPPVGRLLAPAPAAAPPAASPAPAATPPSAPAAIHPKQALREEVRITR